One part of the Parabacteroides distasonis ATCC 8503 genome encodes these proteins:
- a CDS encoding glycerophosphodiester phosphodiesterase: MNLKSTLLLLLCLMMAGMVAAKDNTKVIAHRGYWKTEGSAQNSIRSLERASEIGAYGSEFDVHLTADNVLVVYHDNDIQGKHIQSCTYDELKDLQLSNGEKLPTLEQYLKRAKKLKNIRLIFELKSHDTPERNRDAARLSVQMVKRMKLAKRTDYISFNMDACKEFIRLCPKSEVSYLNGELSPMELKELGFTGLDYHYKVLQSHPDWVKDCKVLGMTSNVWTVDDPKLMEEMIDMGVDFITTDLPEETQKILHSRAQ, from the coding sequence ATGAATTTAAAATCTACTCTTCTTTTGCTACTTTGCCTGATGATGGCAGGAATGGTAGCGGCAAAGGATAATACGAAAGTGATAGCCCATCGGGGGTATTGGAAAACGGAGGGCTCTGCCCAGAACTCTATCCGCTCTTTGGAACGTGCTAGCGAAATTGGTGCCTATGGCTCGGAATTCGACGTGCATCTTACAGCAGACAATGTGTTGGTTGTCTACCACGATAATGATATCCAAGGAAAACATATCCAATCTTGTACATACGATGAATTGAAGGATCTACAATTGAGTAACGGCGAAAAGCTCCCTACTTTGGAACAATATTTGAAACGTGCGAAGAAATTGAAGAATATCCGGTTAATATTTGAATTGAAATCCCATGATACCCCGGAACGTAATCGAGATGCGGCAAGGTTATCTGTGCAAATGGTAAAGCGTATGAAATTAGCGAAACGTACGGATTACATATCTTTTAATATGGATGCTTGTAAAGAATTTATCCGTCTATGTCCGAAATCTGAGGTTTCTTATCTGAATGGAGAATTATCCCCGATGGAATTGAAAGAGCTTGGTTTTACAGGATTAGACTACCATTATAAAGTCTTGCAATCTCATCCGGATTGGGTGAAGGATTGTAAAGTCCTAGGCATGACTTCGAATGTCTGGACCGTAGATGACCCTAAATTAATGGAAGAGATGATCGATATGGGAGTCGATTTTATTACGACTGATTTACCGGAAGAGACTCAAAAAATACTACATTCGCGGGCTCAATAA
- a CDS encoding glycoside hydrolase family 10 protein translates to MRKFCLLLILSLALPVFCLLQAVEPPKKEIRAVWLTTVYGLDWPHKPATTEAGRKAQQQALLDILDRLQEANFNMVFIQARLRGDVMYRSAIEPVSKTFSGKYGELPGYDPLAFVVDECHKRGMECHAWFVTFPLGTEKSVKEQGKLSVVKKKPKLCKRHNGEWYLDPGVPETADYILSLVKEIVNGYDIDGIHFDYIRYPEEAKKFPDKALYNKSGKKKSLADWRRENINRMVYRIYDWVKQTKPWVQVSSSPLGKYNRIERVPNAGWTAYESVFQDPKMWMQQGKQDMIVPMMYYLHKNFFPFVDNWVDNCNGRLVVPGLGAYRMDKSEADWAVNDITDQIDYSRYYGGAGCAFFRCGNVLYNDKGLYKELRDNYYKYPAQLPPLTWLNDSVPAAPEGIKVERLDDELHLTWQKPVSEKQDLTYTVYYSLTDSIDTASAKSILATNIYGNELFLPIDVESERGYTFSVTASTRYRIESEPSPDTYYYLSKFIK, encoded by the coding sequence ATGAGAAAGTTTTGTCTGTTGCTTATCCTGTCGCTGGCTTTACCCGTTTTTTGTCTGTTACAAGCGGTGGAGCCTCCAAAAAAGGAAATTCGTGCGGTTTGGTTGACTACGGTTTATGGTCTGGATTGGCCTCATAAACCGGCTACTACCGAGGCGGGACGAAAAGCCCAGCAACAGGCATTGCTTGATATCTTGGACCGGCTTCAAGAAGCGAATTTTAATATGGTCTTCATTCAGGCTCGCTTGAGGGGAGACGTGATGTATCGTTCGGCTATCGAACCAGTCAGTAAGACATTCTCCGGTAAGTATGGAGAATTACCGGGATATGATCCGCTCGCTTTTGTCGTTGATGAATGCCATAAACGGGGAATGGAATGTCATGCGTGGTTCGTGACTTTCCCGTTGGGAACGGAAAAAAGCGTGAAGGAGCAAGGAAAGCTTTCCGTGGTTAAAAAGAAACCAAAACTCTGCAAACGGCATAATGGAGAGTGGTATTTGGACCCCGGTGTACCGGAGACCGCTGATTATATCTTATCCTTAGTCAAGGAGATCGTGAATGGCTACGATATAGATGGCATCCATTTTGATTATATCCGCTATCCGGAAGAGGCGAAAAAATTCCCAGATAAAGCGCTGTATAATAAATCCGGTAAGAAAAAGTCTCTGGCAGACTGGCGTAGGGAGAATATCAACCGGATGGTTTATCGTATTTACGATTGGGTAAAGCAAACGAAACCTTGGGTACAGGTTAGCAGTTCGCCACTCGGGAAATATAATCGTATTGAACGGGTACCTAACGCGGGTTGGACCGCTTACGAAAGTGTCTTCCAAGACCCTAAGATGTGGATGCAACAAGGTAAACAAGATATGATTGTTCCGATGATGTATTACCTGCATAAGAATTTCTTTCCTTTCGTGGATAATTGGGTGGATAATTGTAACGGGCGTTTGGTCGTACCCGGCTTGGGAGCTTATCGAATGGACAAGAGCGAGGCGGACTGGGCCGTGAATGATATAACGGACCAGATCGATTATAGTCGTTATTACGGAGGAGCCGGCTGTGCGTTCTTTCGTTGTGGAAATGTCCTGTATAATGATAAAGGACTCTATAAAGAGTTGAGAGACAATTACTATAAATATCCGGCCCAATTGCCTCCGTTGACTTGGCTGAATGATTCGGTACCTGCCGCTCCGGAGGGCATCAAAGTGGAACGTTTGGATGATGAGTTGCATTTAACTTGGCAGAAACCTGTGTCGGAAAAGCAGGATTTAACTTATACCGTTTATTATTCATTGACGGATTCGATCGACACAGCTTCGGCAAAATCCATATTAGCTACGAATATTTATGGCAACGAGCTTTTTCTTCCTATCGATGTAGAGTCTGAACGTGGGTATACATTTTCTGTAACGGCTTCCACCCGTTACCGGATAGAGAGTGAACCTTCTCCGGATACCTATTATTACCTGTCTAAATTTATCAAGTAA
- a CDS encoding TonB-dependent receptor plug domain-containing protein, with translation MLRQLYLIFLLSCLTFTLTWAEDSGKKVKGRVCDENKQPIIGANVYWEGTQNGTTSDVDGNFELERKGDSKNLVVSYIGYMTEVTPVDEKDDAMQIILKGEIALDEVVVSERKMGTIASRTSVLQTQKITYDEICRAACCNLAESFETNPSVDVSYSDAATGARQIKLLGLAGTYVQMLTENYPNFRGAASLYGLDYVPGAWMESIQVSKGTSSVKNGYEALAGQINVEFKKPPTADIFSANVFASDAGRYEGNADASWHINDKLSTGLLVHYSNDKMQHDGNDDGFLDTPLREQVNVMNRWYHKLDKYVAQYGVRYLHESRTGGQDTEHHDFTDPYRIHLNTNRAELFTKQAYIIDKEKVESVALILSGSYHEQKSRYDRTPYNVYQNNVYASLLYEKEFTPMHSLSTGLSMNYDGFDENLVQYAGGESVRHAYDRTEVVPGAYAQYTFNLNDKLILLAGVRADYSTLYDFFVTPRVHIKYNPFDWFHIRASAGKGFRTANVLAENNFLLSSSRKMYIADNLDQEEAWNTGLNLSFYIPLFGKELSLSGEWYYTDFLKQIVVDMDSDPHAVRFYNLDGRSYSNSFQVEASYPFFRGFTLTAAYRYTDAKTDYRNEEGVAHRLKKPLVSDYKGLLTASYQTPLKKWQFDLTSQFNGGGRMPTPDASNPLWEPNFKAYTVVNAQITKYFRQWSIYVGAENLFNYKQPNPIIDASNPRGDNFDGSMVWGPVHGRKIYAGIRFNISRD, from the coding sequence ATGTTAAGACAATTATATCTGATATTTTTACTGTCCTGTTTGACTTTTACTTTGACTTGGGCCGAGGATTCCGGCAAGAAAGTGAAAGGACGTGTATGTGATGAAAACAAACAACCTATTATCGGTGCAAATGTATATTGGGAAGGAACCCAAAATGGAACCACGTCCGATGTGGATGGAAATTTCGAGTTAGAACGAAAAGGTGACTCCAAGAATCTGGTGGTTAGCTATATCGGTTATATGACTGAGGTCACCCCTGTGGATGAGAAGGACGATGCTATGCAGATTATCTTAAAAGGTGAGATCGCCTTGGATGAGGTCGTGGTTAGTGAGCGCAAGATGGGAACCATCGCTTCCCGTACGAGCGTATTGCAAACTCAGAAAATTACGTACGATGAGATTTGCCGTGCGGCCTGCTGTAATCTGGCGGAGAGCTTTGAGACAAATCCGTCTGTCGATGTATCGTACTCGGATGCGGCTACAGGTGCCCGGCAAATTAAGCTGTTGGGATTGGCGGGAACCTACGTACAAATGTTGACCGAGAATTACCCGAATTTCCGGGGGGCCGCTTCCTTATATGGGCTGGATTATGTTCCGGGAGCTTGGATGGAAAGTATTCAGGTGTCTAAAGGAACCTCTTCGGTTAAGAATGGGTATGAGGCGTTGGCCGGACAAATCAACGTGGAATTCAAGAAGCCCCCTACGGCGGATATTTTCTCTGCTAATGTGTTCGCTAGTGATGCCGGACGTTATGAAGGGAATGCGGATGCTTCTTGGCATATCAACGACAAGCTCTCTACCGGTTTATTGGTACACTACTCGAATGATAAAATGCAACATGACGGTAATGACGATGGTTTTCTCGATACGCCGCTAAGGGAACAGGTGAACGTAATGAATCGTTGGTATCATAAATTGGATAAATACGTGGCTCAATACGGAGTTCGCTATCTGCATGAGAGCCGTACCGGTGGGCAGGATACGGAACACCATGATTTCACCGACCCGTATCGGATTCATTTAAATACGAACCGGGCCGAATTATTTACGAAGCAGGCCTATATTATCGATAAGGAAAAGGTAGAGAGCGTGGCATTGATACTTTCCGGTTCTTATCATGAGCAAAAATCAAGATATGACCGTACGCCCTATAATGTATATCAGAATAATGTATATGCCAGTTTGCTGTATGAAAAGGAGTTTACGCCGATGCATAGCTTGAGTACCGGATTAAGTATGAACTATGATGGTTTCGACGAGAATCTGGTTCAATATGCGGGAGGAGAGTCGGTCCGTCATGCCTATGACCGTACGGAAGTCGTGCCGGGAGCTTATGCCCAATATACGTTCAATCTGAATGATAAACTGATCTTATTGGCGGGTGTACGTGCGGATTATAGTACGTTGTATGATTTCTTTGTAACCCCTCGTGTACATATTAAATATAATCCTTTTGACTGGTTCCATATCCGGGCTTCGGCAGGTAAAGGATTTCGGACAGCGAATGTGCTGGCAGAGAACAACTTTTTGTTATCCAGTAGTCGAAAAATGTATATCGCCGACAATCTGGATCAAGAAGAAGCGTGGAATACCGGTCTGAATCTGTCATTTTATATACCTTTGTTCGGGAAGGAACTGAGCTTGAGCGGGGAATGGTATTATACCGATTTCTTGAAGCAAATCGTGGTGGATATGGATAGTGATCCTCATGCGGTTCGTTTCTACAATCTGGATGGGCGTTCCTATTCGAATAGCTTCCAAGTGGAGGCTTCCTATCCTTTTTTCCGGGGATTTACGTTAACGGCCGCTTATCGTTATACAGATGCGAAGACCGATTACCGGAATGAGGAGGGGGTGGCGCATCGATTGAAAAAGCCGTTGGTTAGTGATTATAAAGGTTTATTGACCGCTTCTTATCAAACCCCGTTGAAAAAATGGCAGTTTGATTTGACCAGCCAGTTTAATGGAGGTGGCCGTATGCCGACACCGGATGCATCTAATCCGTTATGGGAGCCGAATTTTAAGGCTTATACGGTAGTGAATGCGCAGATTACGAAATATTTCCGTCAATGGTCTATTTACGTGGGAGCGGAGAACCTGTTTAATTACAAACAACCGAATCCGATTATCGATGCCAGCAATCCCAGAGGGGATAACTTCGATGGATCTATGGTGTGGGGACCGGTGCATGGACGGAAAATTTATGCGGGTATCCGCTTTAATATAAGCAGGGATTGA
- a CDS encoding cation transporter, with protein MKRLIMLLFCAVCTVSMTFAQDAKKKKDSVTFFIEAMDCDHCIKKIEKNIAFEKGVTDLKCDLSTRTAIVTYKTDKTSKTRLAAAFKKIGMEAVPVDNGAGCPVPPAKKSEHTHAH; from the coding sequence ATGAAACGATTAATTATGTTGCTGTTTTGTGCTGTATGTACGGTATCGATGACATTCGCCCAAGACGCGAAAAAGAAGAAGGACTCTGTGACATTCTTTATCGAAGCGATGGATTGTGATCACTGTATCAAGAAGATCGAGAAAAATATCGCTTTCGAGAAAGGAGTGACCGACTTGAAATGTGATCTGAGTACCCGTACGGCCATTGTGACTTACAAGACGGATAAGACTTCGAAGACCCGCTTGGCCGCGGCATTCAAAAAGATCGGTATGGAAGCGGTTCCGGTAGATAATGGCGCCGGTTGTCCGGTACCTCCGGCGAAAAAAAGTGAGCATACTCACGCTCATTAA
- a CDS encoding RNA polymerase sigma factor encodes MNELQLIEGCRKGERRAQKELYDAYSRKMMGVCLRYVNDRETARDLLQDGFVKIFTSMDSYTGSGSFEGWMRKIFVNCALEYLRKSDVLREATDLDNTAELIQPDSSAISDMSAAELMNLVKELPVGFRTVFNMFAIEGYSHKEISEMLNITESTSRSQYTRAKQLLQRRINALY; translated from the coding sequence ATGAATGAGCTACAACTGATAGAGGGTTGTCGGAAGGGGGAGAGACGAGCTCAAAAAGAGCTTTATGATGCATATTCCCGAAAAATGATGGGAGTTTGCCTTCGTTATGTGAACGACAGGGAAACGGCTCGTGATTTGTTGCAGGATGGCTTCGTGAAAATCTTTACCAGTATGGATTCCTATACAGGGAGTGGTTCATTTGAGGGGTGGATGCGGAAGATCTTTGTTAATTGTGCGTTGGAATATCTGCGAAAGTCGGATGTGTTGCGTGAAGCGACCGATCTTGACAATACGGCGGAACTGATTCAACCCGATAGTTCGGCTATCTCGGACATGTCGGCGGCTGAGTTGATGAATCTAGTGAAGGAGTTGCCGGTTGGCTTCCGTACCGTATTCAATATGTTCGCGATAGAGGGATATTCTCATAAGGAGATCAGTGAGATGTTGAACATAACAGAGAGTACTTCCCGTTCACAATATACCCGTGCCAAGCAGTTATTACAACGTAGAATTAACGCATTGTATTGA
- a CDS encoding porin family protein, producing MSKKERDIWDDAIRSKLEDFEMDTLPGDWEAIADRLPGKAPVPLRRTLRYWVAAAVISLLVVSGGIYLYDREMEDLPIAQEIQSSQESTSVDTPVVPIEKTMEQAPVLATIPAAAVVKAKAASGAVKVGAKARMAAFRQNVESAEDRPISESEVMSADRSANEKNTVEPEVERNNDEIVVLKNDVLVADATPVTKKKPEKTASRKWGFGMGGGGLSMGADNLVPQYVTNSSVLKSENLMSLNSFDAEKKDPAKTDIHHKTPIGVGISISRYLNNRFSLQTGLTYSYLRSEWSTNNTYHIENDQRLHFIGIPLSLTYKIAEWNRFMFYASAGGMAEMNVAGKRRMKLFSDEVEIAKQSEHIRMKEWLWSVNARAGVSYPIIRFVSAFAEVGASYYFDNGSEIETIHSEKPFNMSLQFGFRFGF from the coding sequence ATGAGTAAAAAGGAAAGAGATATATGGGATGATGCGATCCGGTCGAAGCTAGAGGATTTCGAGATGGATACGCTACCCGGCGACTGGGAGGCTATAGCCGATCGATTGCCCGGAAAGGCTCCGGTTCCTTTGCGTCGTACGCTTCGCTACTGGGTTGCCGCCGCCGTGATCTCCTTATTGGTCGTATCGGGTGGTATCTATTTATATGACAGGGAGATGGAAGATCTACCTATAGCCCAAGAAATACAGTCTTCACAAGAGTCGACATCCGTGGATACCCCGGTTGTTCCGATAGAGAAAACGATGGAGCAAGCGCCCGTATTAGCGACTATTCCTGCTGCTGCGGTCGTGAAGGCAAAAGCGGCATCTGGAGCGGTTAAAGTGGGAGCTAAGGCTAGGATGGCAGCGTTCCGGCAAAATGTAGAGAGTGCAGAGGATCGGCCTATTTCTGAGTCGGAGGTAATGTCTGCTGATAGATCGGCGAATGAGAAAAATACCGTTGAACCGGAGGTTGAAAGGAATAATGATGAGATAGTTGTTCTCAAGAATGATGTACTTGTCGCGGATGCTACTCCTGTTACTAAAAAGAAGCCAGAGAAGACCGCGTCTCGGAAATGGGGGTTCGGTATGGGAGGTGGAGGTCTTTCCATGGGCGCTGATAATCTGGTCCCTCAGTATGTGACGAATAGCAGTGTGCTTAAGAGCGAGAATCTGATGAGCTTAAATTCGTTCGATGCGGAGAAGAAAGATCCTGCTAAGACGGATATTCATCATAAGACGCCTATTGGGGTGGGTATCTCAATTAGTCGTTATTTGAATAATCGTTTTTCTTTGCAGACTGGATTAACTTATTCTTACTTAAGATCGGAGTGGAGTACGAATAATACGTACCATATAGAGAATGATCAGCGATTGCATTTTATAGGAATTCCATTATCATTGACTTATAAGATCGCGGAATGGAATCGTTTTATGTTTTACGCCTCAGCCGGAGGTATGGCGGAAATGAATGTCGCTGGCAAACGTAGAATGAAATTATTCTCGGATGAGGTAGAGATCGCAAAGCAAAGTGAACATATTCGAATGAAAGAATGGCTATGGTCTGTAAATGCCCGTGCCGGCGTAAGTTATCCGATTATCCGTTTCGTAAGCGCTTTCGCAGAGGTGGGAGCCAGCTATTATTTTGATAATGGTAGCGAGATCGAAACCATCCATTCGGAGAAGCCGTTTAACATGAGCCTTCAGTTCGGATTTCGTTTTGGTTTTTAA
- a CDS encoding YIP1 family protein, whose product MYKEIFRWVIAIISQPAKAWVLLAKKGEKQEEFLSRFVYPLIGFVTVAAFLGVLFTRKEFDLELALKSSIRTLVSSFGGFYLGAYLMNEIWQGIFKREKDLKLWLRFVGYSSSLMFALNIVLMLLPEFFFLRIFILYTFYIVWEGAGPYMGVEEKIRLKFVGFTTAIILLTPAVIEILLSMLMPGLSF is encoded by the coding sequence ATGTATAAGGAGATATTTAGGTGGGTAATCGCTATCATCTCACAGCCAGCGAAGGCGTGGGTCTTGTTAGCGAAAAAAGGAGAGAAGCAGGAGGAGTTCTTATCCCGATTCGTGTATCCTTTGATCGGCTTCGTTACCGTCGCGGCTTTTCTGGGCGTATTGTTTACGCGGAAGGAGTTTGATTTAGAGCTGGCCTTGAAGTCATCTATCCGGACATTGGTGTCCTCGTTCGGTGGTTTTTACCTCGGGGCTTATCTGATGAACGAGATATGGCAAGGTATATTTAAACGGGAGAAGGATTTGAAACTGTGGTTGCGCTTCGTCGGGTATTCCTCATCGTTGATGTTCGCTTTGAATATCGTATTGATGTTGCTTCCCGAGTTTTTCTTCTTGCGGATATTTATCCTTTATACATTCTATATTGTTTGGGAAGGCGCTGGTCCGTATATGGGAGTCGAGGAGAAGATCCGTCTGAAGTTCGTAGGATTTACAACCGCCATTATATTACTGACTCCGGCAGTTATCGAGATTTTGTTATCGATGCTGATGCCCGGTTTGAGTTTTTGA
- the smpB gene encoding SsrA-binding protein SmpB yields the protein MKEKISNNIQIKNKRATFDYELLDTFTAGIVLTGTEIKSIRLGKASLVDTFCIVEKGELWVKNMYIAEYFYGTYNNHNARRDRKLLLTKKELRKIEGAVRASGFTIVPTRLFINEKGLAKVVVAIARGKKEYDKRDSIRERDDRREMDRAFKR from the coding sequence ATGAAAGAGAAGATTAGTAATAACATACAGATAAAGAATAAGCGGGCGACGTTCGACTACGAGTTGCTCGACACTTTTACGGCCGGGATCGTACTGACCGGAACGGAGATTAAATCGATCCGTTTAGGGAAGGCGAGTTTGGTAGATACGTTTTGTATCGTGGAAAAAGGGGAACTGTGGGTGAAGAATATGTACATCGCCGAATATTTTTACGGTACGTACAATAATCACAACGCACGGCGGGACCGGAAATTACTTCTTACCAAAAAGGAATTACGAAAGATCGAGGGCGCCGTTCGTGCCAGTGGTTTTACGATCGTTCCCACTCGTTTGTTTATCAATGAGAAAGGATTGGCGAAAGTAGTCGTTGCGATCGCACGAGGTAAAAAGGAATATGATAAGCGAGACTCCATCCGGGAACGTGACGACCGACGGGAGATGGATCGGGCTTTCAAACGATAA
- a CDS encoding nucleoside recognition domain-containing protein, translated as METGQGVIGRVWGCILKALPKAGKTCLWLLKIILPISLLVRILQYSGILGQISDWLVPVFSLVGLPGETAIVFITSIFSPLYAPIALITSMSLGVREATILALMCLTSHNLMVESSVQAKTGSSFWEMTLLRLIMSFVIAFFLNWVMPHEGWGQVGIAQSAAVCDNWLEVFVLWFTSSMKVVISILIIVTALMILHYILEEFNLMKGLSSVFSPLMRLFGLPQDAAFLWLVGNVVGLAYGGAIMVEQMEQRKLSYGDGNLLNHHLAVCHSLLEDTIIFAAIGVPVLWVVPTRLFFAIAVVWILRGYSYMYARKVKHIYE; from the coding sequence ATGGAGACAGGGCAAGGCGTGATCGGTAGGGTTTGGGGATGTATCCTGAAAGCTCTGCCTAAAGCAGGCAAGACGTGTTTATGGCTGCTAAAGATTATTTTGCCTATTTCTTTATTGGTCCGTATATTGCAATATTCCGGAATATTAGGTCAGATCTCGGATTGGTTAGTGCCCGTGTTCTCGTTGGTGGGTCTGCCGGGGGAGACAGCCATTGTTTTTATAACCAGTATATTCTCCCCATTATATGCCCCGATCGCTTTGATCACCTCGATGTCTTTAGGAGTCCGTGAAGCTACGATATTAGCATTGATGTGCCTTACTTCCCATAATCTGATGGTAGAATCCTCCGTACAGGCAAAGACCGGGTCTTCTTTCTGGGAGATGACGCTGCTCCGTTTGATCATGAGTTTCGTGATCGCCTTTTTTTTGAATTGGGTAATGCCCCATGAAGGATGGGGACAGGTCGGGATCGCTCAAAGCGCGGCTGTATGCGATAATTGGTTGGAAGTATTCGTACTTTGGTTTACCAGCTCGATGAAGGTGGTGATTTCTATTTTGATAATTGTTACGGCTTTAATGATCCTTCATTATATATTGGAAGAGTTTAATCTGATGAAAGGATTGTCCTCGGTCTTTTCTCCACTGATGCGATTATTTGGCTTGCCTCAAGATGCCGCTTTTTTGTGGTTGGTAGGTAATGTGGTCGGACTGGCTTATGGCGGGGCTATTATGGTAGAGCAAATGGAGCAGAGGAAGTTGTCTTACGGTGACGGCAACTTGCTGAACCATCATTTGGCCGTGTGCCATTCCCTGTTGGAAGATACGATCATCTTTGCCGCGATAGGGGTACCCGTTCTTTGGGTGGTGCCTACCCGTCTGTTTTTCGCCATCGCTGTGGTATGGATCCTCCGGGGATATAGTTATATGTACGCAAGAAAGGTAAAACATATTTATGAATAA